One window of the Chryseobacterium sp. CY350 genome contains the following:
- a CDS encoding HPP family protein, with the protein MKKTLRRTYRVSKYVIYKETLVDYKEHFWSFLGAFFGIGIIAFLQSQYLLQEENVFLIGSFGASSVLIYGAIQSPLAQPRNLIGGHVLSALVGVTIYQIVPDILWLSAPLAVSFSIILMQYTKTLHPPGGATALIAVTSTGKIPELGYWYVISPVLSGCIILLIVALFFNNITKNRSYPNSKKWRRILNKKHKHNLKN; encoded by the coding sequence GTGAAGAAGACGCTGAGAAGAACCTACCGTGTATCGAAATATGTAATTTATAAAGAAACTCTTGTCGATTACAAAGAACATTTTTGGTCGTTTCTGGGAGCTTTTTTCGGAATTGGAATTATCGCTTTTTTACAGTCACAATATTTACTGCAAGAGGAAAATGTATTTTTGATCGGTTCTTTTGGTGCCTCAAGTGTTTTGATTTACGGAGCTATTCAAAGTCCGCTGGCACAACCAAGAAATCTTATCGGCGGACACGTACTTTCGGCCTTGGTAGGAGTGACAATTTATCAGATTGTTCCGGATATTTTGTGGCTTTCGGCGCCGTTAGCAGTTTCTTTCTCAATAATTTTAATGCAATATACCAAAACACTTCATCCACCGGGAGGCGCAACAGCTTTAATTGCGGTAACGTCAACAGGAAAAATTCCTGAATTGGGATATTGGTATGTGATTTCTCCAGTTTTATCGGGATGTATTATCCTATTGATTGTCGCCTTGTTTTTTAATAATATCACAAAAAACAGAAGCTATCCTAACAGCAAAAAATGGAGAAGAATTTTAAATAAAAAACACAAACACAATTTGAAAAATTAA
- a CDS encoding HRDC domain-containing protein — protein sequence MNIKVLKVRIADEFLLQDQKMIDDFLNDHEIVKVETAFVHDENFWSVVLYFNEYKIAVDKDVVKDSKSAKYSAEDEALNSDEIEILDALKIWRSEKAKEQNLPSYFIATNKELISVAKYKPAKKEELLDIKGFGKHKIENYGEEILEILESV from the coding sequence ATGAATATCAAAGTTTTAAAAGTGAGAATTGCAGATGAATTTTTGCTTCAGGATCAAAAGATGATTGATGATTTTCTCAACGATCACGAGATCGTAAAGGTGGAGACCGCATTTGTGCATGACGAAAATTTCTGGTCGGTAGTTCTGTATTTTAATGAATATAAAATCGCAGTGGACAAAGATGTTGTTAAAGATTCAAAATCTGCAAAATATTCAGCTGAAGACGAAGCACTAAATTCCGATGAGATCGAAATTTTGGATGCTTTAAAAATTTGGCGTTCAGAAAAAGCTAAAGAACAAAATCTTCCGTCATATTTTATTGCGACCAATAAAGAATTGATTTCTGTAGCAAAATATAAACCTGCTAAAAAAGAAGAATTACTTGATATCAAAGGTTTTGGAAAACATAAAATCGAAAATTATGGTGAAGAGATTTTAGAAATTTTAGAAAGTGTGTAA
- a CDS encoding acyl-CoA dehydrogenase family protein: MLTSEEIRKEMLGASEVSESIINQIHHERLLQIWVPKIYGGLGFHLREGLSVLFDWSKIDGSLGWMLTLCSGANFFSRNLKPSIAKELFSDPKTCFGGSGMIGGTAEKQNDGTFLINGLWHFATGAPHLSHFTLNAALTENGNPLLDESGSEIIRSFVIYKDQVEIIPNWKSMGMKATGTYSFRVNNARVSEDYSFVYDEFFTDDVLDKIPFRIFADMTLLVNYLGMAAHFLEEAIKIRPNLGLKLINKIINDELEKAFKFADKIEEFLKDLELISSEKQSEIHSFSIGLVEKLSHQILEIYFQLGLRATHTDSEVYQIFCDYFTATQHANFRRGSLLISKSIDF, encoded by the coding sequence ATGCTTACGTCTGAAGAAATCAGAAAAGAAATGTTGGGAGCTTCTGAAGTTTCTGAGTCGATCATAAATCAAATTCATCATGAAAGATTGCTTCAGATTTGGGTTCCGAAAATTTATGGTGGATTAGGATTTCACCTAAGAGAAGGTTTGTCTGTATTGTTCGATTGGTCGAAAATCGATGGAAGTTTGGGGTGGATGCTCACTTTATGTTCGGGAGCCAATTTTTTCTCAAGAAATTTAAAACCAAGCATTGCAAAAGAATTATTCTCTGATCCAAAAACCTGTTTCGGAGGTAGCGGAATGATTGGCGGTACTGCCGAGAAACAAAATGACGGAACTTTTCTGATCAACGGACTTTGGCATTTTGCAACCGGAGCACCACATTTAAGTCATTTCACTTTAAATGCTGCATTAACTGAAAACGGTAATCCTTTATTGGATGAATCGGGTTCTGAAATCATCCGTTCTTTTGTTATTTATAAAGATCAAGTAGAAATTATTCCCAACTGGAAATCAATGGGAATGAAAGCCACCGGAACGTATTCTTTTAGAGTGAACAATGCAAGAGTTTCAGAAGATTACAGTTTTGTTTACGATGAATTTTTTACGGATGATGTTTTAGATAAAATCCCGTTTCGGATTTTTGCAGATATGACATTGCTGGTCAATTACCTTGGGATGGCGGCGCATTTTTTGGAGGAAGCTATTAAAATTCGACCAAATCTTGGCTTGAAATTGATTAATAAAATAATAAATGATGAATTGGAAAAAGCATTTAAATTTGCTGATAAAATTGAAGAATTTTTGAAAGATTTGGAATTAATAAGTTCTGAGAAACAATCTGAAATTCACAGTTTCTCAATCGGTTTGGTAGAAAAACTATCGCATCAGATTTTGGAAATTTATTTTCAGTTGGGACTTCGGGCAACACATACAGATTCTGAAGTTTATCAGATTTTTTGTGATTATTTTACGGCGACGCAGCATGCGAATTTTAGGAGGGGATCTTTATTAATATCTAAATCCATAGATTTTTAA
- a CDS encoding YtxH domain-containing protein has protein sequence MGNKTNGLLALVGLGALAYWKYKKSTPEQQQAVKDKFNNAKDNLNKWGNDLKDKANDVASQAQNKFDEAKTKVEDTATNM, from the coding sequence ATGGGAAATAAAACAAATGGCTTATTAGCATTAGTTGGTTTAGGAGCATTAGCTTATTGGAAATACAAAAAATCTACTCCAGAACAGCAACAAGCAGTAAAAGATAAGTTCAATAATGCAAAAGACAACCTCAACAAATGGGGAAATGATCTAAAAGACAAAGCAAATGATGTAGCTTCTCAGGCTCAAAATAAATTTGACGAAGCAAAAACAAAGGTAGAAGATACTGCTACAAATATGTAG
- a CDS encoding single-stranded DNA-binding protein, producing MSLRNKVTLIGHTGKEVEMMSFDNGTLRATVSLATNDHYTNAKGEKVEETQWHSLVAFGKTAEIFQKYVPKGKEIAIEGKITYRSYDDKDGVKRYITEIRVDELLLLSGK from the coding sequence ATGTCACTAAGAAACAAAGTCACCTTGATTGGTCACACAGGAAAAGAAGTAGAAATGATGTCATTCGACAACGGAACTCTGAGAGCTACCGTATCATTGGCAACAAACGATCATTATACCAATGCAAAAGGTGAAAAAGTAGAAGAAACACAATGGCACAGTCTCGTTGCCTTTGGGAAAACTGCCGAAATCTTTCAGAAATATGTTCCGAAAGGAAAAGAAATTGCCATCGAAGGAAAAATTACATACAGATCGTATGATGATAAAGACGGAGTGAAAAGATATATTACAGAAATTAGAGTAGACGAACTTTTACTTCTTAGCGGAAAATAA
- a CDS encoding DUF2116 family Zn-ribbon domain-containing protein, whose product MECIECGEKITGRSDKKFCNDACRNAYNNKQNKDSSNLMRNVNNKLRRNYRILAEINIDGKTKIAKSKLDGLGFDFNYFTQIKVYKNGSEYKFVYDQGYKILDEDYILIVKN is encoded by the coding sequence ATGGAATGTATCGAATGCGGCGAAAAAATCACCGGAAGATCCGACAAAAAATTCTGCAATGATGCTTGCCGAAATGCTTACAATAATAAGCAGAATAAAGATTCTAGCAATCTGATGCGGAATGTGAATAATAAACTTCGGAGGAACTACCGCATTCTCGCCGAAATAAACATTGATGGTAAAACCAAAATTGCCAAATCTAAACTTGATGGCTTAGGTTTTGATTTTAATTATTTTACACAAATCAAAGTCTACAAAAATGGTTCAGAGTACAAATTTGTTTATGACCAGGGTTACAAAATTTTAGATGAAGATTATATTTTAATTGTTAAAAACTGA
- a CDS encoding isoaspartyl peptidase/L-asparaginase yields the protein MKIIIHGGFFSESDQSNDVKIAKQNSLKDIAKKAYLYLETHSAFETAAFAVSLLEDDELYNAGIGSQIQSDGIIRMSAAIMDGETQKMSGVINIQNVKNPIFVAKDLMKEDDRVLGGSGAKNYATEHGFEDFSTEIPRRRKEYEAKLNNGGKGTVGCVAFDKDKKLAVATSTGGKGFEIPGRISDSATVAGNYTNEFCAVSCTGVGEDIVSNATSAKIVTRVTDGMNLKQAFEKTFAELKTIDGFAGAIAIDKDGDMYHQDSHPMMVFASYDGENFEIFN from the coding sequence ATGAAAATCATCATTCACGGAGGTTTTTTCTCTGAAAGCGATCAAAGCAATGACGTGAAAATTGCTAAGCAAAATTCTTTGAAAGATATTGCAAAAAAAGCTTACCTTTATTTAGAAACGCATTCTGCATTTGAGACTGCTGCTTTTGCAGTTTCTCTTTTAGAAGACGATGAATTATATAACGCGGGGATTGGATCGCAGATTCAAAGTGACGGAATTATTCGCATGAGTGCTGCAATCATGGATGGTGAAACTCAGAAAATGAGTGGCGTCATCAATATTCAAAATGTCAAAAATCCGATATTTGTAGCTAAAGATTTAATGAAAGAAGATGACAGAGTTTTGGGTGGAAGCGGTGCTAAAAATTATGCAACTGAACATGGTTTTGAAGATTTTTCAACCGAAATTCCTCGACGCAGAAAAGAATATGAAGCCAAGTTAAACAATGGTGGAAAAGGCACTGTAGGATGTGTCGCATTTGATAAAGATAAGAAACTGGCCGTCGCAACATCTACTGGCGGAAAAGGTTTTGAAATTCCTGGAAGGATCTCAGATTCTGCCACAGTTGCAGGTAATTATACCAACGAATTCTGCGCTGTCAGTTGTACAGGAGTTGGTGAAGATATTGTGAGCAATGCGACGTCAGCAAAAATTGTCACACGAGTAACGGACGGAATGAATCTAAAACAGGCTTTTGAAAAGACTTTTGCAGAGCTAAAAACTATTGACGGTTTTGCAGGAGCAATTGCAATTGATAAAGATGGAGATATGTATCATCAGGATTCTCATCCAATGATGGTTTTTGCAAGTTATGACGGAGAAAATTTTGAAATATTTAATTAA
- the pnuC gene encoding nicotinamide riboside transporter PnuC, which produces MMQEILQQTTLPEWFGVFFSVFQVLLARKNNSNNYLFGIAGVSLTLYVMMTSKLYAEFTLNLYYLIMSIYGWLYWKFGKRKSETVISETTKQEKLITAGIVIGTFGLFWVFLTHFTDSDVPVWDSLVSAFAWAGMWLMARRKIENWILLNISNMIAIPLLIHKDLYLYAVLTAFLFIVAISGYLEWRKIINKRENAYV; this is translated from the coding sequence TTGATGCAGGAAATTTTACAACAGACAACCTTGCCGGAATGGTTTGGGGTTTTCTTTTCAGTTTTTCAGGTGCTTTTGGCGCGAAAAAACAATTCAAACAATTATCTTTTCGGTATTGCCGGAGTTTCACTTACGTTGTATGTGATGATGACTTCTAAGCTATACGCCGAGTTTACGCTTAACCTTTATTATCTGATAATGAGCATTTACGGCTGGCTTTATTGGAAGTTTGGCAAGCGGAAATCTGAAACCGTGATCTCTGAAACGACAAAACAAGAAAAATTAATTACTGCAGGAATCGTCATTGGAACATTCGGTTTGTTCTGGGTTTTTCTGACGCATTTTACAGATTCTGATGTTCCCGTTTGGGATTCCTTGGTCAGCGCATTTGCATGGGCCGGAATGTGGCTCATGGCTCGCAGAAAAATTGAAAACTGGATTTTGCTGAATATTAGTAACATGATTGCAATTCCGTTATTGATTCACAAAGATCTTTATTTGTACGCTGTTTTGACGGCTTTCTTGTTCATTGTTGCCATTTCAGGATATTTGGAGTGGAGAAAAATAATTAATAAAAGAGAAAATGCTTACGTCTGA
- the hisS gene encoding histidine--tRNA ligase, whose product MKPSLAKGTRDFTSLEVSRRKYIINILQNNFELFGFQPLETPSFENLSTLTGKYGEEGDRLIFKILNSSINEAKDDKKVLMQNDFQKALDKPFSSENLTDKALRYDLTVPFARFVAMNHGKLTFPYKRYQIQPVWRADRPQKGRFREFYQCDADVVGSESLWQEVDLVQLYLKSFAELKVSVTIHINNRKILSGLAEYAGITDKLIEFTVALDKLDKIGKDGVVKELLERNISQESIDKLDFLFTQSNNALENLLQLKEKFAGNETGLKGVEELEFVLTQSVNLGVDIQNLVFDITLARGLDYYTGAIFEVKADEAQMGSIGGGGRYDNLTEVFGVKNVPGIGISFGLDRIYLVMEELNLFPEDATSNVEYLFANFGGEETLEALKLIVRLREKGISAELYPESSKINKQFTYAEKKGIKNLVFLGEEEIKNKTVTYKNLEAGEQKTVSLEEFLG is encoded by the coding sequence ATGAAGCCAAGCTTAGCAAAAGGAACGAGAGATTTTACATCGCTGGAAGTTTCAAGAAGAAAATACATCATCAATATATTACAGAATAATTTCGAATTGTTCGGATTTCAGCCTTTGGAAACTCCAAGTTTTGAAAATCTTTCTACTTTGACAGGAAAATATGGAGAGGAAGGAGATCGCTTGATTTTTAAGATTTTAAATTCAAGTATCAACGAGGCGAAAGACGATAAGAAAGTTCTGATGCAGAATGATTTTCAGAAAGCTTTGGATAAACCTTTTAGTTCAGAAAACCTTACAGATAAAGCACTTCGCTACGATTTAACAGTTCCTTTCGCGAGATTTGTAGCGATGAATCATGGAAAGCTGACATTCCCTTACAAACGTTACCAAATTCAGCCGGTTTGGAGAGCAGACCGTCCGCAAAAAGGGAGATTCAGAGAGTTTTATCAGTGTGACGCCGATGTGGTGGGAAGCGAAAGTCTTTGGCAGGAAGTAGATTTGGTGCAATTGTATTTAAAATCTTTTGCTGAATTAAAAGTTTCAGTTACAATTCATATCAACAACCGAAAAATTCTTTCAGGTTTGGCAGAATATGCAGGAATAACCGATAAATTAATTGAGTTTACGGTTGCTTTAGATAAGCTTGACAAAATAGGGAAGGATGGAGTAGTAAAGGAACTTTTAGAAAGAAATATTTCTCAGGAATCAATTGATAAACTGGATTTCCTTTTTACACAATCAAATAATGCTTTGGAAAATCTTCTTCAATTGAAAGAAAAATTTGCAGGAAACGAAACCGGATTAAAAGGCGTTGAAGAGTTGGAATTTGTTCTCACTCAGTCGGTGAATTTGGGAGTTGATATTCAGAATTTGGTTTTTGATATTACTTTGGCGCGTGGATTAGATTACTACACAGGAGCAATTTTCGAGGTAAAAGCCGACGAAGCGCAAATGGGTTCTATCGGCGGCGGCGGAAGATATGATAATTTGACGGAAGTTTTCGGAGTGAAAAATGTTCCCGGAATCGGAATTTCTTTTGGGTTAGATAGAATTTATCTCGTGATGGAAGAATTGAATCTTTTCCCTGAAGATGCTACTTCTAACGTTGAATATTTATTTGCCAACTTTGGAGGTGAAGAAACTCTGGAAGCATTAAAACTAATTGTTCGGTTAAGAGAAAAAGGAATTTCTGCGGAGCTTTATCCTGAAAGTTCAAAAATAAATAAACAATTTACTTACGCTGAAAAGAAAGGGATTAAAAATCTTGTTTTCTTAGGCGAAGAGGAAATTAAAAACAAAACTGTTACTTATAAAAATCTGGAAGCTGGAGAACAGAAAACGGTTTCTTTGGAGGAGTTTTTAGGGTGA
- a CDS encoding class I SAM-dependent methyltransferase codes for MKNYLEINKNSWNARVQPHLESDFYFVDEFVKGRTSLNSIELELLGDIKGKSILHLQCHFGQDSISLSRLGAKVTGIDLSDKAIYAAIDLAKKCGTDTEFICSDVYNLPNVLDEKFDIVFTSYGTIGWLPDLEKWANVVSHFLKPDGEFVMAEFHPVVWMYDDDFEGVAYNYFNEKPITETLEGTYADSSADIVQDYVSWNHPLSDVLQNLINKNLELKNFQEFDWSPYPCFKHVKEFEKGKWRISKFGNKIPMVYAIKAKKKSS; via the coding sequence ATGAAAAATTATTTAGAAATCAATAAAAACTCTTGGAATGCGAGGGTACAACCTCATCTGGAATCAGATTTTTACTTTGTCGATGAATTTGTAAAAGGAAGAACTTCACTCAATTCTATCGAACTTGAGCTTTTAGGCGATATAAAAGGAAAAAGTATTCTGCACTTACAGTGTCATTTTGGGCAAGATTCCATATCGCTGTCGAGATTGGGAGCAAAAGTTACCGGAATTGATCTATCGGATAAGGCGATCTACGCGGCAATAGATTTAGCAAAAAAATGTGGTACAGATACAGAATTTATCTGTTCAGATGTTTACAATCTTCCCAATGTTTTAGATGAAAAATTTGATATTGTTTTTACAAGTTACGGAACGATCGGTTGGTTGCCGGATCTCGAAAAATGGGCAAATGTTGTCAGTCATTTTTTAAAACCCGACGGAGAATTCGTTATGGCAGAATTCCATCCTGTTGTTTGGATGTACGATGATGATTTTGAAGGTGTAGCTTACAATTATTTTAATGAAAAACCGATCACCGAAACCTTAGAAGGTACATACGCAGACTCTTCTGCAGATATCGTTCAGGATTATGTTTCCTGGAATCATCCATTATCTGATGTACTTCAAAATTTAATCAATAAAAATTTAGAGCTTAAGAATTTTCAGGAATTTGATTGGTCTCCTTATCCCTGTTTTAAACACGTAAAGGAGTTCGAAAAAGGAAAATGGAGAATCTCTAAATTTGGAAATAAGATACCAATGGTTTATGCCATAAAAGCAAAGAAAAAGTCATCGTAA